A window of Diospyros lotus cultivar Yz01 chromosome 14, ASM1463336v1, whole genome shotgun sequence contains these coding sequences:
- the LOC127790529 gene encoding V-type proton ATPase subunit E1-like codes for MNDADVSKQIQQMVRFIRQEAEEKANEISVSAEEEFNIEKLQLVEAEKKKIRQEYDRKTKQVEVRKKIEYSMQLNASRIQVLQAQDDVVNAMKDVAGKELLNVANAKNAYKKLLKDLIVQSLLRLKEPSVLLRCREIDVGMVQSVLEEAKQEYAGKAKVQAPKITVDGRVHLPPPPTSEESHGPSCSGGVVLASQDGKIVCENTLDARLDVVFRQKLPEIRKSLLGKTSA; via the exons ATGAACGATGCAGATGTCTCCAAGCAGATACAACAGATGGTCAGGTTCATTCGACAGGAGGCCGAAGAGAAAGCTAACGAGATCTCTGTCTCTGCCGAAGAG GAATTCAACATTGAAAAGTTGCAACTAGTTGAagcagaaaagaaaaagatcaggCAAGAGTATGATCGGAAAACAAAACAGGTTGAAGTTCGTAAGAAAAT TGAGTACTCAATGCAACTGAATGCATCCCGTATTCAAGTTCTTCAAGCACAAGATGATGTGGTGAATGCCATGAAAGATGTTGCTGGCAAGGAACTTTTGAATGTTGCTAATGCCAAGAATGCATATAAAAAGCTTCTCAAAGACTTAATTGTTCAG AGTCTACTCCGGCTGAAGGAACCATCTGTGCTGTTGCGATGCAGGGAGATTGATGTGGGGATGGTTCAGTCTGTTCTGGAAGAAGCAAAACAAGAATATGCTGGGAAAGCCAAAGTCCAAGCCCCTAAGATTACTGTAGACGGCCGTGTCCATCTCCCGCCGCCTCCAACTAGCGAGGAATCCCATGGTCCTTCTTG CTCTGGCGGGGTGGTTTTGGCTTCGCAAGATGGAAAGATTGTATGTGAGAACACTCTGGATGCTCGCCTAGATGTTGTTTTCCGACAGAAACTACCAGAG ATTCGGAAGAGTCTCCTTGGCAAAACAAGTGCctga
- the LOC127790694 gene encoding 26S proteasome regulatory subunit 6B homolog: protein MAASAILLDPRPSPIKYETLGGDHLSAVTSEDDDLYGRLKSLQRQLEFIDIQEEYVKDELKNLKRELLRAQEEVKRIQSVPLVIGQFMEMVDQNNGIVGSTTGSNYYVRILSTLNRELLKPSASVALHRHSNALVDVLPPEADSSISLLSQSEKPDVTYNDIGGCDIQKQEIREAVELPLTHHELYKQIGIDPPRGVLLYGPPGTGKTMLAKAVANHTTAAFIRVVGSEFVQKYLGEGPRMVRDVFRLAKENAPAIIFIDEVDAIATARFDAQTGADREVQRILMELLNQMDGFDQTVNVKVIMATNRADTLDPALLRPGRLDRKIEFPLPDRRQKRLVFQVCTAKMNLSDEVDLEDYVSRPDKISAAEIAAICQEAGMHAVRKNRYVILPKDFEKGYRTNVKKPDTDFDFYK, encoded by the exons ATGGCAGCGTCTGCGATTCTATTGGATCCAAGACCATCGCCCATAAAATATGAAACACTTGGCGGCGACCACTTGTCGGCCGTGACCTCCGAAGACGACGACCTCTACGGACGGCTGAAATCCCTGCAGCGCCAACTGGAATTCATCGACATCCAGGAGGAGTACGTCAAGGACGAGCTCAAGAACCTGAAGCGCGAACTGCTCCGAGCCCAGGAGGAGGTAAAGAGGATCCAATCTGTGCCCCTCGTCATTGGCCAGTTCATGGAGATGGTTGACCAGAACAACGGCATCGTCGGATCCACCACCGGCTCCAACTACTACGTTCGCATCCTTAGCACCCTCAACCGTGAGCTTTTGAAGCCCTCTGCTTCTGTCGCTTTGCACCGCCACTCCAACGCCCTTGTCGACGTTTTACCTCCCGAGGCTGACTCCAGTATTTCCCTTTTGAGCCAGTCCGAGAAGCCTGACGTTACCTATAAC GATATTGGAGGATGTGACATTCAAAAGCAGGAAATTCGTGAAGCTGTTGAGCTACCTTTGACGCATCATGAACTATACAAGCAGATTGGTATTGATCCACCACGAGGAGTTTTGCTTTACGGTCCACCCGGTACGGGTAAAACCATGCTCGCAAAAGCGGTTGCTAATCACACAACAGCGGCCTTCATAAGAGTGGTTGGTTCTGAGTTTGTTCAGAAGTATTTGGGTGAG GGTCCTCGAATGGTCCGTGATGTTTTTCGTCTCGCTAAAGAGAATGCCCCTGCAATTATTTTCATTGATGAGGTAGATGCTATTGCAACTGCTAGATTTGATGCACAAACTGGAGCTGATAGAGAAGTTCAACGAATTCTTATGGAACTTCTAAATCAG ATGGATGGGTTCGATCAAACAGTAAATGTGAAGGTGATAATGGCAACTAACCGTGCGGACACCTTGGATCCAGCACTTCTACGCCCGGGTAGACTTGATCGGAAAATTGAGTTCCCCTTGCCTGATAGACGACAAAAGAGGCTTGTTTTCCAG GTTTGCACTGCCAAGATGAACTTGAGCGATGAGGTTGACTTGGAGGACTATGTTTCTAGACCTGATAAAATAAGCGCCGCTGAG ATAGCTGCTATATGCCAAGAAGCAGGAATGCACGCAGTCCGTAAAAACCGTTATGTCATACTCCCGAAGGACTTTGAGAAAGGTTACCGGACTAATGTCAAGAAGCCAGATACTGATTTCGACTTCTACAAGTAA